In Bacillus sp. KH172YL63, one genomic interval encodes:
- a CDS encoding pre-toxin TG domain-containing protein, whose product MEGHKSTARYLFSKNAWNDVKSGLFSTWEYTKNIGSYLFSKQAVKDAYQYVTSGEILMEYMEDFGGFATGVNPETQQKVSGMERIIAAGSIFKPIKALDKMDKVGKAADKAKMLAKVEDKKKPGVVVACKGIGKYDYGWDTPRGGGEIGGRRYSEHSLERMAPHTIQVGVELEKRALEKGLKPGAKEF is encoded by the coding sequence TTGGAAGGACACAAAAGCACAGCCCGCTACCTTTTTTCCAAAAACGCCTGGAACGATGTGAAAAGCGGCTTATTCTCCACATGGGAATACACGAAGAACATCGGAAGCTACCTCTTCTCCAAACAAGCGGTCAAAGACGCCTATCAATATGTCACTTCGGGTGAGATCCTCATGGAGTACATGGAAGACTTTGGAGGCTTCGCGACAGGCGTCAACCCGGAAACCCAACAAAAAGTCTCCGGCATGGAACGAATCATCGCAGCCGGTAGCATCTTCAAACCGATTAAAGCCCTCGATAAAATGGATAAAGTCGGGAAAGCAGCGGATAAGGCGAAGATGTTGGCGAAGGTGGAGGATAAGAAGAAGCCTGGGGTGGTTGTGGCTTGTAAGGGTATAGGTAAATATGATTATGGATGGGATACGCCTCGTGGTGGCGGTGAGATAGGTGGAAGAAGATATTCAGAACACTCACTAGAAAGAATGGCACCTCATACTATCCAAGTTGGGGTTGAGTTAGAAAAAAGAGCCCTTGAAAAGGGATTAAAGCCAGGTGCTAAAGAATTTTAA